A region of the Arenibacter antarcticus genome:
TATCGTATAACTGGTTAAAACAGTTTTTAAAAATTGACTGGGATTCTCAAAAGACAGCGGAATTATTAACAGACTTAGGTTTAGAGGTTGAGGGTATTTCCGCTTTCGAATCCATTAAAGGTGGGCTAAAGGGAATTGTGGTAGGTGAAGTAATGACCTGCATAAAACACCCTAATGCAGATAAATTAAAATTGACAACGGTAGATATTGGTCTAGAACAACCCTTACAAATTGTTTGTGGAGCCCCCAATGTTGCTGTTGGCCAGAAAGTACCGGTAGCCACAATAGGGACCACATTATATACCAAAGAAGGCGAAGCCTGGGTTATAAAGAAAGGGAAAATTAGAGGGGAAGAGAGCCATGGAATGATATGTGCGGAAGATGAACTTGGTATTGGGGAAGGACATGAAGGCATTTTGGTGCTTTCTGATACCCTAAAGCCAGGAACCCTTTGCTCAGAGATATTTGACGTGGAAAACGATGAGGTTTTTGAAATTGGCCTTACTCCCAATCGTGCCGATGCCATGAGTCATTTTGGTGTTGCTAGGGACCTTAAAGCTGGTTTTAAGCAGAAAGACATTCATAAGGAATTAATTACGCCCCCCATTTCTAATTTCAATATCATTAATAGATCTTTAAAGATCGATGTTGAGGTAGAAAAAAGTGAGTTAGCACCAAGGTATTGCGGAATTACAATTAGTAACCTTATAGTACAACCCTCACCAGATTGGTTAAAAAATAGATTAAGGGCAATAGGTATCACCCCAAAGAACAACGTAGTGGATGCCACCAATTACGTATTGCACGAATTGGGACAACCATTACATGCCTTTGATGCTGCTAAAATAAAAGGCAATAAAATCATCGTTAAAACGCTCCCCAAAGGCACCAAATTTACAACCTTAGACGGTGTTGAAAGAACCTTGAGCGAAGAGGACCTCATGATTTGCGATACCGAAAAACCACTGTGTATTGCAGGTGTTTTTGGGGGTGAAAATTCTGGAGTTACAGAATATACTAATAGTATTTTCCTTGAAAGCGCATTTTTTAACCCCGTTAGTGTCCGTAAAACTGCCAAAAGACACGGACTAAGTACCGATGCTTCCTTTAGATTTGAAAGAGGGATTGATATAGACAATGTAGAATATTGCTTAAAACGAGCTGCATTATTGATCCACGAAATCACCGGAGGTGATGTCACTTCAGACATCGTGGACATTTATCCAAAGAAAAAGGACGACTACCATGTATTCCTGACCTTTGACAAAATCAATAAATTAATCGGTCAAGATATACCTAAGGACACCATAAAATCTATTTTAGCCTCGCTAGACATCAAGGTAAAAAACGTTACAGAGTCCGGGTTGGGACTATCCATTCCTTTCTATAGGGTAGATGTACAACGAGAAGTAGACGTAATTGAGGAAATACTACGTATATTCGGCTATAACAATGTAGAGTTCACAGAAAAACTCAACGCTTCTATTGCCCCGACATCCAAATTTGAGGATTATAAGATTCAAAATATCATAGGTGATTTACTGGCTGCCAAAGGATTTAACGAGATATTAGCCAACAGTCTTACCTCTCCCCTTTATAATAAATTAACAGCGGATATAAAAGAGGAACAAACCATTAGCATGCTCAATCCTCTAAGCACCGATCTTTCGGTTATGAGACAATCCATGCTTTTCACTGGGTTGGAGGCTGTAGAGCATAATACCAATAGAAGAATGCACAATCTTAAATTCTTCGAATTTGGTAAAACATACCACCAATATCCAGAAAATAGAGAAGAAAAAAAGCATTTAAGTCTTGTTGTTACCGGAAACAGAGCAGAAGACAACTGGACCACCCCCACCAAAAAATCGGACTTCTTTTATCTGAAATCCATTGTGGTTAGTATTTTGACCAGATTGGGCCTTCCAGAATTCCAATCAGAACCCACTGACAGAACTATTTTCTCCGAAGGAATCAGCCTAAAAATCGAAGGTCATGAAATTGTGTCACTGGGAATAGTTGAAAAATCTGTAGCAACAGAATTCGATATTAAGGAAGAAGTGCTTTATGCCGATTTTAATTGGGATACTATTTTGGAATTGATTCTAAACAATCAAATTGTTTTTAAGGAAATTACGAAGTACCCTGAGGTAAAACGCGATTACGCTTTGTTAGTTAACGAAAATATAAGCTTTAAACAGATTTATGATATCGCTTTGCAAACTGAAAATAATTTCCTAAAGAGTGTAAATCTATTTGATGTTTACACTGGGAA
Encoded here:
- the pheT gene encoding phenylalanine--tRNA ligase subunit beta, whose amino-acid sequence is MKISYNWLKQFLKIDWDSQKTAELLTDLGLEVEGISAFESIKGGLKGIVVGEVMTCIKHPNADKLKLTTVDIGLEQPLQIVCGAPNVAVGQKVPVATIGTTLYTKEGEAWVIKKGKIRGEESHGMICAEDELGIGEGHEGILVLSDTLKPGTLCSEIFDVENDEVFEIGLTPNRADAMSHFGVARDLKAGFKQKDIHKELITPPISNFNIINRSLKIDVEVEKSELAPRYCGITISNLIVQPSPDWLKNRLRAIGITPKNNVVDATNYVLHELGQPLHAFDAAKIKGNKIIVKTLPKGTKFTTLDGVERTLSEEDLMICDTEKPLCIAGVFGGENSGVTEYTNSIFLESAFFNPVSVRKTAKRHGLSTDASFRFERGIDIDNVEYCLKRAALLIHEITGGDVTSDIVDIYPKKKDDYHVFLTFDKINKLIGQDIPKDTIKSILASLDIKVKNVTESGLGLSIPFYRVDVQREVDVIEEILRIFGYNNVEFTEKLNASIAPTSKFEDYKIQNIIGDLLAAKGFNEILANSLTSPLYNKLTADIKEEQTISMLNPLSTDLSVMRQSMLFTGLEAVEHNTNRRMHNLKFFEFGKTYHQYPENREEKKHLSLVVTGNRAEDNWTTPTKKSDFFYLKSIVVSILTRLGLPEFQSEPTDRTIFSEGISLKIEGHEIVSLGIVEKSVATEFDIKEEVLYADFNWDTILELILNNQIVFKEITKYPEVKRDYALLVNENISFKQIYDIALQTENNFLKSVNLFDVYTGKSLPDGKKSYAVSYTLRNEEATLTDKQIDGIMNKLLKRYQEDLGAELR